From a region of the Tiliqua scincoides isolate rTilSci1 chromosome 4, rTilSci1.hap2, whole genome shotgun sequence genome:
- the C4H8orf88 gene encoding uncharacterized protein C8orf88 homolog has protein sequence METKRMIGKTLQPARPARHLSPQASVSAVSATTFDFQSKFPCNAPVCLQNEISWMCKSNGMLVLNEALIPGLSEERKPEVTKERITYSRDFLLKLSGVSLAQKKPEFLPDHPIVLEKPKNYLLPTTSNYRSF, from the exons atggaaacaaaaagaaTGATTGGTAAAACCCTTCAGCCAGCAAGACCTGCacgccacctctctccccaag CATCTGTTTCCGCAGTATCAGCAACCACTTTCGACTTCCAGTCTAAATTTCCATGCAATGCTCCTGTATGTTTGCAAAATGAAATTAGCTGG ATGTGTAAATCTAATGGAATGCTGGTCTTAAATGAAGCTCTGATTCCTGGTCTATCAGAAGAGCGTAAGCCTGAAGTCACTAAAG AAAGAATAACATATAGTAGAGATTTCCTCTTGAAGCTTTCAGGGGTTTCACTTGCTCAGAAGAAaccagaatttcttcctgatcaTCCTATTGTACTTGAGAAACCA AAGAACTATTTACTACCTACCACAAGCAACTATAGATCTTTCTGA